TACAGCGGGATTTCCTCTCGGCCGAAGAATGCGCGGCTTTGATCGAGCGGATCGAAACGAACCGTCGTCCCTCCACCATCGCCGACGCCAATGGCGACGGCTATTTCCGTACCAGCGAAACTTGCGATCTCGATCCGGCGGATGCCTTCGTTGCCACCATCGACGCCAGGCTGTCGGCCTTTTCGGGGATCGATCCCCTCTATGGCGAACCGATTCAGGGCCAGCGCTATGCCGTGGGGCAGGAATTCAAGGCTCATACCGACTATTTCGATCCGAAGGGCGCGGATTATCTCCAATATTGCTCGGTCGCGGGCAATCGCACCTGGACGCTGATGGTCTATCTGAACGAACCGGCAGCGGGCGGCGCCACGCGCTTTGCGAAAGTCGGCAAGATGGTCCAGCCCGAAACCGGCAAGCTGCTCGCCTGGAACAACCGCATCGCACCGGGCGAACCCAATCCCGCCAGCCTCCACCATGGCATGAAGGTGCGGAGCGGCGTCAAGCATGTCATCACCAAATGGTATCGCGAACGCCCCTGGGGGTGATATCAGGATATATTGATGGGAACTCACGCCGACATGTTCCCCGGCGAAGGCCGGGGTCCAGTCCCACGGGCTGAACTGGACCCCGGCCTTCGGCCTACGGCCGAAGTTTATCCTGAGCGCCTGCTGCAAGCAGGCAGTCGAAGGGCCGGGGAACAACAATCAGTCGACCCTGATGAATCATCCTCTACCCAGCTTGGTATGAGCCGCAACTTGCCCGCGTTGGTCCGCCCAACCATCCTCTGGGACCTTCCAACATGGCCTATCGTTCCAGAACAGGAACAGCCGACCTGCCAAGGGCAGGCCGGCCGCCCGTCGATCAGAACACTACGGTCAGCGACGCCGCGATCGTCGTGCCGATCTTGTACCGGTTATAATAGACCCGGTTGCCGCCCAGTTGCTGGAACTCCTGGAACTTTCGGCCGGTGAGGTTGCGGGCTTCCAGCTTGAACTCGCTGTTGATCCCGCCCGGCAGCGTCACGCCCTGGCGTGCAACGAAATCCAGCGTCAGGCCGGGCCGTTCCTTGATGTCGGGTTGCAGGTTCGGCCCGCGGCTGGTGACGCGATCGCTGGCATAAGTCAGCATCAGCGTCTGCTGCGACAGCTTGTCCGTATCCTCCAGGCCGATCTGCAGATT
This genomic stretch from Sphingobium sp. BYY-5 harbors:
- a CDS encoding 2OG-Fe(II) oxygenase, which codes for MADRPKAADADPAWIAGHPRVQKLPNRELTLFIQRDFLSAEECAALIERIETNRRPSTIADANGDGYFRTSETCDLDPADAFVATIDARLSAFSGIDPLYGEPIQGQRYAVGQEFKAHTDYFDPKGADYLQYCSVAGNRTWTLMVYLNEPAAGGATRFAKVGKMVQPETGKLLAWNNRIAPGEPNPASLHHGMKVRSGVKHVITKWYRERPWG